One Clupea harengus chromosome 11, Ch_v2.0.2, whole genome shotgun sequence DNA window includes the following coding sequences:
- the LOC105911430 gene encoding speriolin-like protein, translating to MDPEESHESLRLQNDKLRQENDDLKLMLGLMKENQSLRSKLFGTDVSIDHGPLEVKSSGVTWDDTLDEGTFTSELLKGPLRTSSPLEITAARKSVLKSARLDEDQQDRYVQHVKDPERLVGEIAFQLDRRILAHVFQTQHRLYGFTVLNIRHKIRQVCTHPVTGEVDEGLLAQVTDRWVEVMERLGRIGYNAQVHPSFTELIVNTYGILRQRPDPHRARRDGYGSPEDLRRLVVNTVPARLLKGVLLLHTCLCYLAHQDGKPLFLW from the exons ATGGATCCGGAGGAGAGCCACGAGTCCTTACGGCTACAGAACGATAAACTGAGGCAGGAGAATGACGACCTGAAGCTGATGCTGGGACTGATGAAGGAGAACCAGAGCCTCCGGTCCAAACTCTTCGGCACTGACGTGTCCATTGATCACGGTCCATTAG AGGTGAAGAGCAGCGGGGTGACGTGGGACGACACGCTAGACGAGGGCACCTTTACTAGTGAGCTCCTGAAGGGGCCGCTCAGAACCTCGTCTCCCTTGGAGATCACCGCAGCCAGGAAGTCCGTGCTGAAGAGCGCGCGCCTGGACGAGGACCAGCAGGACCGCTATGTGCAGCATGTCAAAG ACCCAGAGCGGCTGGTGGGGGAGATAGCGTTCCAGCTGGACCGCAGGATTCTTGCTCACGTGTTCCAGACGCAGCACCGGCTCTACGGCTTCACCGTGCTGAACATCCGCCACAAGATCAGacag GTGTGCACACACCCTGTGACGGGTGAAGTGGACGAGGGCCTCCTGGCCCAGGTGACGGATCGCTGGGTGGAGGTTATGGAGCGTCTGGGCAGGATTGGCTACAACGCCCAGGTCCACCCCTCCTTCACCGAGCTCATCGTCAACACCTACGGCATCCTGCGCCAGCGGCCCGACCCCCACCGCGCCCGGCGCGACGGCTACGGCAGCCCGGAGGACCTGCGGCGCCTGGTGGTCAACACCGTCCCCGCCCGGCTGCTGAAGGGCGTGCTCCTGCTGCACACCTGTCTCTGCTACCTGGCCCACCAGGACGGGAAGCCCCTCTTCCTGTGGTAG